One window of the Oncorhynchus clarkii lewisi isolate Uvic-CL-2024 chromosome 19, UVic_Ocla_1.0, whole genome shotgun sequence genome contains the following:
- the LOC139374154 gene encoding uncharacterized protein: protein MNSLVGYGVSSDSDSDGDIGNNKKTESKVDGETQKKGRNFLLESGSASSESDCDFDPEEEGDTVSQLKPKRPPPACMAPPSESRTPLLPAPPSSLSHKLPPPPLGASSKSGVFANPFKAQADQKLNVLQKHVPLTLLARPSQIGGKRMCVAYRKDGRCRFGIKCKFAHDSDLQSSIIPNDYDPPAGDDPGSDQADPNGGGFSYTGRQNFHQNQGGDPEEEGQQSRKRRVGLSNTLVPPKRSMKNYAMQRKREQVKLN, encoded by the coding sequence GACTGAGAGCAAGGTGGATGGAGAGACCCAGAAGAAGGGCCGCAATTTCCTCCTAGAGTCCGGGTCAGCCTCCAGTGAGTCAGACTGTGACTTCGACCCAGAGGAAGAGGGGGACACCGTATCTCAACTAAAACCTAAACGCCCTCCTCCTGCCTGTATGGCACCCCCCTCTGAGTCCCGGACCCCTCTCCTCCCCGCACCCCCTAGTTCCCTCTCCCACAaactcccccctccacccctcggGGCCTCGTCCAAGAGTGGCGTATTCGCCAACCCCTTCAAGGCGCAAGCCGACCAGAAGCTCAACGTCTTGCAGAAGCACGTCCCTCTCACTCTGCTGGCCCGGCCCTCCCAGATAGGAGGCAAGAGGATGTGCGTGGCGTACAGGAAGGACGGACGCTGCAGGTTCGGGATCAAATGCAAGTTTGCCCATGACAGCGACCTCCAAAGCTCCATCATTCCCAATGACTATGACCCCCCTGCGGGTGACGATCCTGGATCGGACCAAGCTGACCCCAACGGGGGGGGATTTTCATACACGGGTCGCCAGAACTTTCACCAAAACCAGGGAGGAGACCCTGAAGAGGAGGGTCAGCAGTCTAGGAAGAGGAGAGTAGGGCTGAGTAACACCCTAGTGCCTCCTAAAAGGTCAATGAAGAATTATGCaatgcagaggaagagagaacaggTCAAATTGAACTGA